Proteins encoded by one window of Acetivibrio thermocellus ATCC 27405:
- a CDS encoding DEAD/DEAH box helicase family protein: MSNVQFDSLKFRYPFRKHQEMILQSFKNEQLKSKGGPLHFHVVAPPGAGKTIVGLECVIRLQVPAVIICPNTAIQGQWIDKFDLFIPEDSNINKDDIIGSNPNSLKPINVFTYQVLSIPDNDTDSYRSVSENMWAESISESLGIAKEEALDRIHKMREKNLAEYNKELSKYTKKLRNSVFEGSGGDFLKILHPNTRELIKKLKEMGAKTVVFDECHHLKNYWAVVMREIIKEIDAKNIIGLTATPPSSDEGESYECYTALLGEIDFQLPTPAVVKDGMLSPYQDLVYFCIPTQEELKFIEETHERYKKLIEKFDKKDCDFYNWIEKRIVERKLVSGEKQAWTKFINSRPGFAVAGVKYLIKNGCKLPWDITVTEDMYNEMSVEDWCYLIEDYALHKLKVSDSEEDKVMYEDIKLALRSLGFILTEKGIRNHNSPVDRVLAYSRSKLLAVKDIIKEEMLSMGDKLRVAVITDFEISNALSLKKVNNVLDEESGGAVSVLKELVADPEIDKLNPIMVTAKNLLCDDDIAEKYVEIGNKWAKENSLDIKLEVQPGVEGLFCAIAGSGRDWNSKTAVLFTTYLLEEGVTKCLIGTRGLFSEGWDSIALNTLIDLSTATTFASVNQLRGRSIRKNEKEPRKLANNWDVVCIAPGLERGYNDLERLLKKHKQFYGICEDGRIQQGIDHVDAALSFGETKIMQEGIQSINARMLKKLRQREEVYNAWKIGEPFLNIEVGCCELRMSKPCKIKTAGLMKKEFGTLGRKLKLGVACGIGSIGAIMMAAAGMTFGPFGTLPVLAAGVLMGVKSVTDIRGFWKYGNDLFMGRPAIDTITDISKCLFYALKECGFISRDLYERKITVTERADGSLRVYLEASKEDSQTFAASLAEILAPIEDQRYAVQRYEEKMPEGTFERLNCMIGWGLNKSNPQLVCYHPLPSLFNHKEKALVFKKHWNRYVSPGDIVYLKGEEGKKIVENYGRVNFFGAKKQLSNIWM; encoded by the coding sequence ATGAGCAATGTCCAATTTGACTCGTTAAAATTCAGATATCCGTTCAGAAAACACCAGGAGATGATTCTTCAAAGCTTTAAAAACGAGCAGCTTAAAAGTAAAGGCGGCCCTTTGCATTTTCATGTGGTGGCGCCTCCGGGAGCGGGCAAGACCATTGTTGGACTGGAATGTGTCATAAGACTTCAGGTTCCGGCGGTGATTATATGTCCCAATACAGCCATTCAGGGACAGTGGATTGACAAATTTGATCTTTTCATACCGGAAGACTCAAACATTAACAAGGATGATATAATAGGTTCGAATCCCAATTCATTAAAACCCATTAATGTATTTACATATCAGGTTCTCAGCATACCGGACAATGATACGGATTCATACAGAAGTGTGTCCGAGAATATGTGGGCCGAATCCATAAGCGAGTCTTTGGGGATAGCCAAAGAAGAGGCTTTGGACAGGATACACAAGATGAGGGAAAAAAATCTTGCCGAATACAACAAGGAGCTTTCAAAGTACACAAAGAAGCTTAGAAACAGCGTTTTTGAAGGGTCTGGCGGAGATTTTCTCAAGATTCTTCATCCCAACACAAGGGAGCTTATAAAAAAGCTTAAGGAAATGGGCGCCAAGACCGTTGTGTTTGATGAATGCCATCACCTCAAAAATTATTGGGCCGTTGTGATGAGAGAAATAATAAAAGAAATAGATGCAAAGAACATTATCGGGCTTACTGCAACTCCGCCTTCGAGCGACGAAGGGGAAAGTTACGAATGCTACACCGCACTCCTTGGAGAGATAGATTTTCAGCTGCCAACTCCTGCTGTTGTAAAGGACGGCATGCTCTCACCCTATCAGGATTTGGTTTATTTCTGCATACCGACACAGGAAGAGCTTAAATTTATAGAAGAGACCCATGAGAGGTATAAAAAGCTGATTGAGAAATTTGATAAAAAGGATTGTGATTTCTACAACTGGATAGAAAAAAGGATTGTTGAAAGAAAACTTGTATCCGGCGAAAAGCAGGCTTGGACAAAGTTTATCAATTCAAGACCGGGATTTGCCGTGGCAGGTGTCAAATACCTTATTAAAAATGGCTGCAAGCTTCCCTGGGACATAACCGTAACGGAAGACATGTATAATGAAATGTCGGTGGAAGACTGGTGCTATCTTATTGAGGATTACGCGCTTCACAAGCTTAAGGTGAGCGACAGCGAGGAAGACAAGGTGATGTATGAAGACATAAAGCTGGCGTTAAGGAGCCTTGGCTTTATTCTTACAGAAAAAGGAATACGAAATCACAATTCTCCCGTTGACAGGGTTTTGGCTTACAGCAGAAGCAAGCTTCTGGCTGTAAAGGATATTATAAAAGAAGAAATGCTCAGTATGGGGGACAAACTCAGAGTGGCCGTTATTACGGATTTTGAGATTTCCAATGCCTTGTCGCTCAAAAAGGTGAACAACGTATTGGATGAGGAGAGCGGAGGAGCCGTAAGTGTGTTAAAAGAGCTTGTTGCCGACCCTGAAATCGACAAGCTCAATCCAATAATGGTAACTGCGAAGAATTTGCTTTGTGATGACGATATTGCCGAAAAGTATGTGGAGATCGGAAATAAATGGGCAAAAGAGAATTCCCTTGATATAAAGCTTGAAGTACAGCCGGGGGTTGAAGGATTGTTCTGCGCTATTGCCGGTTCCGGAAGGGACTGGAATTCAAAGACGGCTGTGTTGTTTACCACATACCTTCTTGAAGAAGGTGTCACAAAGTGCCTGATAGGTACAAGAGGACTTTTCAGCGAGGGCTGGGACAGTATTGCGCTAAATACCTTAATTGATCTGTCCACGGCCACAACCTTTGCCTCAGTCAACCAACTCAGGGGAAGAAGTATCCGAAAGAACGAGAAAGAGCCCCGGAAACTTGCAAACAACTGGGACGTGGTATGCATTGCCCCGGGATTGGAAAGAGGATACAACGACCTTGAAAGGCTTTTGAAAAAGCACAAACAGTTCTACGGAATATGTGAGGACGGAAGGATTCAGCAGGGAATTGACCATGTGGATGCAGCCCTGTCCTTTGGTGAAACCAAAATAATGCAGGAAGGAATACAGAGCATCAACGCAAGAATGTTAAAAAAATTGAGGCAACGGGAAGAAGTCTACAATGCATGGAAGATAGGGGAACCATTTTTAAACATTGAAGTGGGCTGCTGTGAATTAAGAATGTCGAAGCCATGTAAAATAAAGACTGCGGGCCTTATGAAAAAAGAGTTCGGCACTTTGGGAAGAAAGCTTAAATTGGGAGTGGCGTGCGGTATAGGAAGCATCGGAGCGATTATGATGGCGGCGGCAGGCATGACTTTTGGGCCTTTTGGCACTCTCCCTGTTCTTGCGGCAGGGGTGCTTATGGGAGTTAAATCCGTTACGGATATAAGAGGATTCTGGAAATACGGAAATGACCTTTTTATGGGACGGCCTGCCATTGACACTATAACCGACATATCCAAATGTTTGTTTTATGCCTTAAAGGAATGCGGTTTTATAAGCCGTGATTTGTATGAAAGAAAAATAACTGTTACGGAAAGAGCCGACGGAAGCCTGAGGGTTTATCTTGAGGCATCGAAGGAAGACTCGCAGACATTTGCCGCATCTTTGGCAGAAATTCTGGCTCCCATAGAGGACCAGAGATATGCTGTGCAAAGGTATGAGGAAAAAATGCCCGAGGGTACTTTTGAGAGATTGAATTGCATGATAGGGTGGGGGTTAAACAAGTCAAATCCTCAGCTGGTTTGCTATCATCCTCTTCCGTCCCTGTTTAATCACAAGGAGAAAGCATTGGTATTCAAAAAGCACTGGAACAGGTATGTAAGCCCCGGCGATATTGTGTATCTTAAAGGTGAAGAGGGCAAAAAAATTGTGGAGAATTACGGAAGAGTAAACTTCTTCGGTGCAAAGAAACAGCTGAGTAATATATGGATGTAG
- a CDS encoding metallophosphoesterase, which translates to MKRKWNIFLSILTACILILAYMFIEPYWLKITYMEIRDGDIPNSFDGKRIVFVSDIHHGPFFSGKRVRNLVKKINNLNPDIIFVGGDYVEKGGQYIKPCFEELSGLKAPLGKYGVLGNHDYYRNGDLVRQSMREAGITLLDNADLWITYGSGRIKVCGVGYFKRYLKPIESYLKGVSEDDFVVLLSHDPDYAENIRNYKVDIVLSGHTHGGQVTLFGLWAPYIPSIYGQKYRTGMVDTGYTRVYVSTGVGTSGIPVRFFARPEIVVFELVKEK; encoded by the coding sequence ATGAAAAGAAAATGGAATATTTTTTTATCGATATTGACGGCTTGTATTTTAATACTGGCATATATGTTTATAGAGCCCTATTGGCTTAAAATAACGTACATGGAGATAAGGGACGGGGATATACCGAATTCTTTTGACGGGAAGAGAATAGTTTTTGTTTCGGATATTCACCATGGTCCGTTTTTTTCCGGAAAGAGAGTCAGAAATCTGGTCAAGAAAATCAATAATCTTAATCCGGACATTATTTTTGTCGGGGGAGATTATGTGGAAAAAGGCGGACAATATATAAAACCCTGTTTTGAAGAGTTGAGCGGCCTTAAAGCTCCTCTTGGAAAGTACGGGGTATTGGGAAACCACGACTATTATCGTAATGGAGACCTGGTAAGACAAAGCATGAGGGAAGCAGGGATAACCCTTCTTGACAATGCGGACCTGTGGATTACTTATGGCAGCGGCAGAATAAAGGTTTGTGGAGTTGGTTATTTTAAGCGCTATTTAAAGCCGATAGAGTCGTATCTTAAGGGTGTAAGCGAGGATGACTTTGTTGTTTTGCTGTCCCACGATCCCGATTATGCGGAAAATATTCGAAATTACAAGGTGGATATTGTACTGAGCGGCCATACCCATGGAGGACAGGTTACGCTTTTTGGGCTGTGGGCTCCCTATATTCCTTCGATTTACGGCCAGAAATACAGGACAGGCATGGTGGATACAGGATATACCCGGGTTTATGTCAGCACCGGAGTAGGTACTTCGGGTATTCCCGTAAGGTTTTTTGCAAGACCTGAGATTGTGGTATTTGAACTGGTTAAAGAAAAATAG
- a CDS encoding YcdB/YcdC domain-containing protein, with translation MRKKLVLVLALVMIVSTALPGVAFAKEDPGLEDAIKRVKQLLVIPEENSEFSYSASSSGGVTLWNLEWQTKGDEGSIVSVSVDSTGDILNYYYYNYMHQYDSKFPKISISRDEAKTKAEEIIEKLNPGILDSLKFIQANQYTSIYDRAYYFRYIRTYNGIPIPSNDISIAIDKQTGELVSYNKTWNKDVIFPSAEKIISLKEAQEAYIKNLGLRLTYNAVIKNDSVRVFPAYTPIYGSGYYIDAFTGERTMQGAEFVITFNEAVKKSMSLFDSGMGSQGVALTPEEIKAVEEAAGLITQEEAEKIARELKVLELDDTFVVDWANLYKEWPTRTNYNWDLRFVKNADKTGEDYSSVDVSINAKTGEIVSFNINKANKEDTVKFDREAAKKIVEKFLKEIQPEKFKETEYDETTDRAIILYAEKSYSQNEQPAYHVFNYTRKVNGVPFPGNGITVGFDAVTGKIQNYKVEWYDIEFPSVEKALEIEKIYEIFFEEIGLELQYIIDGNNAVYIEKVASDAVASPDNKTEARLVYAVNTKKPAILDAYTGTILYGDGTPYKEDKVLEYTDISDHYAKKQIEMMAEMGIGLEGPELKPDEKIKQKDFLLLISQVLGEYPFYGKTSLSSDDETEELYKTLIRQGIVKEGEKNPEAYLTREESVKFVIRALKYDKVADISEIFNCTFKDKDEINPELIGYVVIAKGLKIVNGHGEYFRPKDELKRADALIIIYNYLQI, from the coding sequence ATGAGAAAGAAATTGGTGCTGGTTCTGGCACTGGTTATGATTGTATCCACGGCTTTACCCGGGGTCGCTTTTGCAAAGGAAGATCCAGGGCTTGAGGATGCAATCAAAAGAGTAAAGCAGTTGCTTGTAATTCCTGAAGAAAACAGCGAATTTTCCTATTCCGCAAGTTCCAGCGGAGGTGTTACACTGTGGAATCTGGAGTGGCAGACAAAAGGGGATGAGGGCTCAATTGTTTCCGTCAGCGTGGACAGTACAGGTGATATATTGAACTATTATTACTACAATTACATGCATCAATACGATTCAAAGTTTCCGAAAATAAGCATAAGCAGGGATGAGGCAAAAACCAAAGCCGAGGAAATTATTGAAAAGCTCAATCCCGGAATATTGGACAGTTTAAAGTTTATACAGGCTAATCAGTATACATCGATTTATGATAGAGCATATTATTTCAGATATATAAGAACATACAACGGAATTCCCATTCCATCAAATGACATTTCGATTGCAATCGACAAACAGACCGGCGAGCTCGTAAGCTACAACAAAACATGGAATAAGGACGTAATTTTTCCATCGGCTGAAAAAATTATAAGCCTTAAAGAAGCACAGGAAGCGTACATCAAAAATCTTGGTTTGAGACTTACATACAATGCTGTAATTAAAAACGACAGCGTGAGAGTATTTCCTGCATATACTCCCATATACGGTTCGGGATATTATATTGATGCCTTTACGGGAGAAAGAACTATGCAAGGGGCTGAATTTGTGATAACTTTCAATGAGGCGGTAAAAAAGAGCATGTCGCTTTTTGATAGCGGTATGGGTTCGCAGGGTGTGGCTCTGACACCGGAGGAAATAAAAGCTGTGGAGGAAGCTGCAGGACTTATTACTCAAGAAGAGGCGGAAAAGATAGCAAGAGAATTAAAAGTATTGGAGCTTGACGATACATTTGTGGTTGATTGGGCGAATCTTTACAAAGAATGGCCCACCAGAACGAATTACAATTGGGATCTTCGTTTTGTCAAAAACGCAGACAAAACCGGAGAGGACTATAGCAGCGTAGATGTTTCTATCAATGCAAAGACCGGTGAGATAGTAAGCTTTAACATCAATAAAGCCAACAAAGAAGATACTGTGAAATTTGACAGGGAAGCTGCAAAGAAAATTGTAGAAAAGTTTTTAAAGGAGATTCAGCCGGAAAAATTCAAAGAAACTGAATATGATGAAACAACCGACAGAGCAATAATATTATATGCTGAAAAATCATATTCTCAAAATGAACAACCTGCATATCATGTATTCAACTACACGAGAAAGGTCAATGGAGTTCCGTTCCCGGGCAACGGTATCACTGTGGGATTTGACGCTGTAACCGGTAAAATTCAAAACTACAAAGTGGAATGGTACGATATTGAGTTTCCCTCCGTGGAAAAAGCTCTTGAGATCGAAAAGATCTATGAAATTTTCTTTGAGGAAATAGGCCTTGAGCTTCAGTACATTATAGACGGAAATAATGCCGTATACATCGAGAAAGTAGCTTCGGATGCAGTTGCATCTCCGGACAATAAAACGGAAGCAAGGCTTGTATACGCTGTTAATACAAAAAAACCCGCAATATTGGATGCCTATACCGGAACAATTTTATACGGTGACGGAACGCCGTATAAAGAAGACAAGGTTCTGGAATACACCGATATTTCGGACCACTATGCCAAAAAGCAAATTGAAATGATGGCTGAAATGGGAATTGGGTTGGAAGGCCCTGAATTAAAGCCTGATGAAAAAATAAAACAAAAAGACTTCCTGCTTCTTATTTCCCAAGTTTTAGGGGAGTATCCGTTCTACGGAAAAACTTCGCTAAGCAGCGACGACGAGACCGAAGAGCTTTATAAAACCCTCATAAGACAGGGAATTGTAAAAGAGGGCGAAAAAAATCCAGAAGCTTATTTGACAAGGGAAGAAAGCGTGAAGTTTGTTATAAGGGCATTAAAATATGATAAAGTGGCAGATATCAGTGAGATTTTCAACTGCACCTTCAAGGATAAGGATGAAATTAATCCTGAATTAATCGGATATGTCGTTATAGCAAAAGGTCTTAAGATTGTAAATGGCCACGGAGAATATTTCAGGCCGAAAGATGAGCTAAAAAGAGCGGACGCTTTGATAATAATCTACAACTACCTTCAGATTTAA
- the rho gene encoding transcription termination factor Rho, which produces MDEIKLREKTLEDLRYIAKMLGIKRVTTYKKSELIEKICEVGRNNGIDDAQQQVVGEDEKEKTVVGEDEKEKTVDNKDGQKDEKNDGQVSQNTEAPVAEEQPVVLRKSKRGRPKSVKVQQQQEEANVESAPVKAEENKSEAESKIESKSESEKAESKSESKEPESKSESKTKRGPKSKTESKEAEAAQNNQDAAESADASKADSEEALAQQKEQSDDKASEQDAVKQEQAVSTAEGSMAKAETETVPDADAEKAKAERKQPEQKKEGDKLPSVFEKIESDDPVEGVLEVLPDGYGFLRSDNYLSGPKDVYVSPSQIRRFNLKTGDKIKGKGRIPKEGEKFQALLYVQSVNGDPPEVAAKRIPFDQLTPIYPDERITLETTPRELSTRMIDLIAPIGKGQRGMIVSPPKAGKTVLLKKIANAISTNYPEMELIVLLIDERPEEVTDMQRSIKGEVIYSTFDEVPEHHIKVAEMVLERAQRLVEQKKDVVILLDSITRLARAYNLTIPPTGRTLSGGLDPGALHKPKRFFGAARNIENGGSLTIMATALIETGSRMDDVIFEEFKGTGNMEIHLDRKLSEKRIFPAIDINKSGTRREELLLDQKELEGIWAIRKAMSNLGTAEVTEIIINRLMQTKSNAEFVNSINVAFLGEVVK; this is translated from the coding sequence ATGGACGAAATAAAGCTGAGGGAAAAAACGCTTGAGGATTTAAGGTATATTGCTAAAATGTTGGGGATAAAAAGAGTTACCACATATAAAAAAAGTGAACTTATCGAAAAAATTTGCGAAGTGGGCAGAAACAATGGTATAGATGATGCTCAGCAACAAGTCGTTGGAGAAGATGAAAAAGAAAAAACAGTTGTTGGAGAAGATGAAAAAGAAAAAACAGTTGATAATAAAGATGGGCAAAAGGATGAGAAAAATGACGGCCAGGTTTCTCAAAACACAGAAGCTCCTGTAGCTGAGGAACAGCCGGTGGTGCTGAGAAAATCCAAAAGGGGGAGACCGAAATCAGTCAAGGTTCAGCAACAGCAGGAAGAGGCAAATGTCGAGTCTGCTCCGGTAAAAGCTGAGGAAAACAAATCCGAAGCTGAATCCAAGATTGAGTCAAAATCCGAATCTGAAAAAGCCGAATCAAAATCCGAATCCAAAGAACCTGAATCGAAATCCGAATCCAAAACAAAGAGAGGACCAAAATCAAAAACTGAATCCAAAGAGGCTGAAGCTGCTCAAAACAATCAGGATGCAGCTGAAAGTGCTGATGCTTCAAAGGCAGATTCTGAGGAAGCTTTAGCGCAGCAAAAAGAGCAAAGCGATGACAAAGCTTCGGAACAGGATGCTGTAAAACAGGAACAAGCCGTAAGCACTGCAGAAGGTTCGATGGCTAAAGCGGAAACTGAGACGGTGCCGGATGCCGATGCAGAAAAGGCAAAGGCGGAGCGCAAACAGCCCGAGCAAAAGAAAGAAGGCGACAAACTTCCAAGTGTATTTGAAAAGATTGAAAGTGACGACCCGGTGGAAGGAGTACTGGAAGTATTGCCTGACGGCTATGGATTTTTAAGGAGCGACAATTATCTTTCCGGTCCTAAAGATGTGTATGTATCACCGTCGCAAATCAGACGTTTCAACTTGAAAACAGGAGATAAAATAAAAGGAAAAGGGCGTATTCCGAAAGAAGGAGAGAAATTCCAGGCTCTGCTCTATGTCCAATCGGTTAATGGAGATCCTCCGGAAGTTGCGGCCAAGAGAATACCTTTTGACCAGTTAACGCCGATTTATCCTGACGAAAGGATTACTCTTGAAACCACTCCGAGAGAATTGTCAACGAGGATGATTGATTTAATAGCTCCCATTGGAAAAGGACAGCGCGGTATGATTGTTTCACCTCCCAAAGCGGGTAAGACCGTACTGTTAAAGAAAATTGCAAACGCTATTAGTACCAATTATCCTGAGATGGAGCTGATTGTACTTCTTATAGATGAAAGACCTGAAGAGGTAACAGACATGCAGCGCTCCATTAAGGGCGAGGTAATATATTCCACTTTTGATGAAGTTCCGGAGCATCATATAAAGGTTGCCGAAATGGTGCTTGAAAGGGCTCAGAGACTTGTTGAACAGAAAAAAGATGTTGTAATATTGCTTGACAGTATCACAAGGCTTGCAAGGGCATACAATCTTACAATTCCTCCTACAGGAAGAACTCTTTCGGGTGGTCTTGACCCGGGGGCGCTTCACAAGCCGAAAAGATTCTTTGGTGCAGCAAGAAATATTGAGAACGGCGGAAGCCTTACAATTATGGCAACGGCTTTGATTGAAACGGGAAGCAGAATGGACGACGTTATATTTGAAGAGTTCAAGGGAACCGGAAACATGGAGATCCATCTTGACAGAAAGCTTTCCGAAAAGAGAATATTCCCTGCAATAGATATAAACAAATCCGGAACCAGAAGAGAGGAATTGCTCCTTGACCAGAAGGAGCTTGAAGGAATTTGGGCTATCAGGAAAGCAATGAGCAATCTGGGAACGGCTGAAGTTACTGAAATAATTATAAACCGTTTGATGCAGACCAAAAGCAATGCTGAATTTGTAAACAGTATAAACGTTGCATTTCTTGGGGAAGTTGTAAAATAA
- a CDS encoding IS30-like element ISCth2 family transposase, which yields MVIHCKMFNNQRKTLAKEYHELYMNNNTETRKNKHLNERERYAIELYLKEKYTVTEIAKRLGRHRRTIEREITRGTIYLQNSDLTYRKEYCADVAQRRYVENGKNKGPRLKIGNDHELVRYIESKIINEKYSPDAVIGQIKAKGLKFKTSICTKTLYNYIDRGDVFLRLTNKYLPVKKDGKKRIYQRVKKIALKNLKGSSIEERPKEVNDRKEYGHWEMDCVVGRKNSAAVLLVLSERKTREEIILKLPDKTQESVIKAIDELERKYRRKFREKFKTITVDNGTEFLDYRGIEKSKTEPGKDRTKVYYAHPYSSWERGTNENINKLIRRFIPKGTDISKVSKAKIKSIERWINEYPRRMFGYRSAIEMAV from the coding sequence ATGGTAATCCATTGTAAAATGTTTAATAACCAAAGAAAAACATTAGCAAAGGAGTACCATGAGTTATATATGAATAATAACACAGAAACAAGAAAAAACAAACACCTAAATGAAAGAGAAAGATACGCCATAGAGTTGTACCTAAAAGAAAAGTATACAGTAACGGAAATAGCAAAGAGGTTGGGCAGGCACAGAAGGACAATAGAAAGAGAAATAACCCGTGGGACAATATATTTACAAAATAGTGATTTAACATACAGAAAAGAGTATTGTGCAGATGTAGCCCAAAGGAGATATGTAGAGAACGGGAAGAATAAAGGTCCACGGTTAAAGATAGGAAATGACCATGAATTAGTGAGGTATATAGAATCAAAGATAATAAATGAAAAATATTCTCCTGATGCTGTTATTGGACAAATAAAAGCAAAGGGACTGAAGTTTAAAACGAGTATCTGCACGAAAACACTATATAACTACATTGATAGAGGGGATGTATTTTTAAGACTAACGAATAAATATTTGCCAGTGAAAAAGGATGGTAAAAAACGCATATATCAAAGGGTAAAGAAGATAGCACTGAAAAATCTTAAGGGAAGCAGCATAGAGGAAAGGCCGAAAGAAGTTAACGATAGGAAGGAATATGGACACTGGGAGATGGACTGTGTAGTAGGCAGAAAAAATAGCGCAGCAGTATTACTGGTATTAAGTGAACGAAAGACAAGAGAAGAAATAATTCTTAAACTACCAGACAAAACGCAGGAATCAGTAATCAAAGCAATAGATGAATTAGAAAGGAAGTATAGAAGGAAATTTAGGGAGAAGTTTAAAACGATAACAGTAGATAACGGGACAGAGTTTTTGGACTATAGAGGGATAGAGAAATCAAAAACAGAGCCAGGCAAGGACAGGACGAAAGTGTATTATGCTCATCCTTATAGTTCTTGGGAAAGAGGAACGAACGAAAATATTAATAAACTGATAAGAAGATTTATACCAAAAGGAACAGATATATCAAAAGTAAGTAAAGCAAAAATAAAAAGTATAGAGAGATGGATTAATGAATATCCAAGAAGAATGTTTGGTTATAGGTCAGCCATAGAAATGGCGGTATGA
- the rpmE gene encoding 50S ribosomal protein L31 yields the protein MKEGIHPKYYQTVIKCACGATYETGSTKEKINVEICSNCHPFFTGKQKLVDTGGRVDRFKKRFGISD from the coding sequence TTGAAAGAAGGAATTCATCCAAAATATTATCAGACGGTTATAAAATGCGCTTGTGGAGCAACTTATGAAACAGGTTCCACAAAGGAAAAGATTAATGTTGAAATTTGTTCAAACTGCCATCCTTTCTTCACAGGAAAGCAGAAGCTTGTAGACACCGGTGGACGTGTTGACAGATTCAAGAAGAGATTTGGCATTAGTGACTAA
- a CDS encoding amidase domain-containing protein, protein MYAFITIKKSILIGTVFAITICAFSIALYNASPALPSVAISEEHIIMLDEMFKIRSKAFLDNDLKLIETLYNKKTKFGIWALEHEKKKMKYLHDWADKQGIKFTDIKPKVKIYQVKERGSGYLINFIASTEYHYHYENQPEITNFFRIGTYHSMNLDNVDGQWLISKEWYTDPFADSLNTDNIKVDEFKQYLLNSSPRDFSKLNKRRISAVEYADRYCGAAADEQYGYSYNKKYKNYNPLGGDCANFASQILYEGGKFKQTGAWRYEKDGSKAWVNAHAFNSYMLYSGRGSLIARGTYNQVFKASFKLLPGDYIAYEKKGKVVHISVVTGADSKGYTLVNCHNTDRYRVPWDLGWSDKGIKFWLVRVNY, encoded by the coding sequence ATGTATGCGTTCATAACCATAAAAAAGTCCATACTTATAGGTACCGTTTTTGCAATTACAATTTGCGCCTTCAGTATAGCCCTGTATAATGCCTCTCCGGCTCTGCCAAGCGTAGCCATAAGCGAAGAGCATATAATTATGCTCGATGAAATGTTTAAAATCAGAAGCAAAGCCTTCCTGGATAACGACTTGAAACTGATAGAAACACTCTACAACAAAAAAACAAAGTTTGGGATATGGGCACTTGAACATGAGAAAAAAAAGATGAAATACCTCCATGACTGGGCTGACAAACAAGGCATAAAATTTACCGATATAAAACCCAAAGTTAAAATCTACCAGGTAAAGGAAAGGGGCAGCGGCTATTTAATTAACTTCATAGCCTCTACAGAGTATCATTACCACTACGAAAATCAGCCCGAAATCACCAATTTTTTCAGAATCGGAACCTACCATTCCATGAATCTGGATAATGTTGACGGTCAATGGCTTATTTCAAAAGAATGGTATACTGATCCCTTTGCCGACTCATTAAACACCGACAATATAAAAGTGGACGAATTTAAACAGTATTTATTGAATTCTTCTCCCAGAGATTTCTCCAAGCTAAACAAAAGGCGCATAAGTGCGGTGGAATATGCCGACCGCTACTGTGGGGCCGCCGCCGATGAGCAATACGGCTATTCATACAATAAAAAATACAAAAATTACAACCCTTTAGGCGGAGACTGCGCAAACTTTGCCTCCCAAATTCTCTATGAAGGAGGCAAATTCAAGCAGACCGGAGCATGGAGGTATGAAAAAGACGGAAGCAAAGCATGGGTCAACGCCCATGCTTTCAACAGCTACATGCTCTACAGCGGCAGAGGTTCATTAATCGCAAGAGGTACCTACAATCAAGTTTTCAAAGCTTCATTCAAGCTTCTGCCGGGGGACTACATAGCCTACGAAAAGAAAGGAAAAGTAGTCCACATATCCGTTGTCACCGGCGCCGATTCAAAGGGCTATACCCTGGTCAACTGCCACAATACAGACAGATACAGAGTCCCGTGGGATTTAGGATGGAGTGACAAAGGTATTAAATTCTGGCTGGTTCGTGTAAACTACTAA